One genomic segment of Nerophis lumbriciformis linkage group LG20, RoL_Nlum_v2.1, whole genome shotgun sequence includes these proteins:
- the ddr2l gene encoding discoidin domain-containing receptor 2 isoform X2 has product MHLLLLLMILHPPAAIAQIDPAHCRYALGMEDGRIKDDDITASSQWHETTGPQYARLNREDGDGAWCPEGQLEATDSQFLQVDLRRLTFLTVVATQGRYARNGIEFAHAYSLNYSRDGVTWKSWTNRLRNMVMEGNKNAYEPVINDLHPPVVTRWVRLIPLTELSTVCMRVELYGCPWEDGLISYSAPEGQLMAPPGFPVASLNDSTYDGVREKRRLFGGLGQLTDGVTGLDDFLMTRQYHVWPGYDYLGWKNHSLGGGGGHVEMEFVFDRQRNFTSMKVHSNNMFARGVKIFSSVSCWFKPRLLANWEAEPVVFNTVLDDRNPSARYVTVPLERHTAVSLRCRFYFADVWMMFSEISFQSEDSILAATPPSASDHSTVTATPAANPSASDAPDDGKTPVLIGCLVTIILLLVIIIFLILWCQYVCKVLEKAPRRILGEEVRVRLSSCSDTIIMQTPPVPPRSGHAPAGPAQTDPHYERVFLLDPQYQNPAALRNKLPELSQSAEASACGGGYAEPDITQCTPHQCFHSNAPHYAETDIVRLQGVTGSNMYAVPALTVDSLTRKDISASEFPRQQLIFREKLGEGQFGEVHLCEAEGLAEFLGEGSPLPDRDGRAVLVAVKQLRADATIQARNDFLKEIKIMSRLNDPNIIRLLCVCVTSDPLCMVTEYMENGDLNMFLSQREMESTLTHANNIPSVSLSDLLHMSVQISSGMKYLASLNFVHRDLATRNCLLDRRLTMKISDFGMSRNLYSSDYYRIQGRAVLPIRWMAWESILLGKFTTASDVWAFGVTLWEIFTLCKEQPYSLLTDEQVIANTGEFFRNQGRQVFLYAPPLCPPSLFELMMRCWRRDIPDRPTFEGLYQALKPHVSQ; this is encoded by the exons ATgcacctcctcctcctgctgatgATCCTGCACCCCCCAGCAGCCATCGCACAGATTGATCCAG CGCACTGTCGCTATGCCTTGGGCATGGAGGATGGGCGGATCAAGGATGATGACATCACAGCTTCCAGCCAATGGCACGAGACCACAGGGCCGCAGTACGCCAG GTTGAACCGTGAGGACGGCGACGGCGCCTGGTGTCCCGAAGGTCAACTGGAAGCGACCGACTCCCAGTTCCTGCAG GTGGACTTGCGGCGTCTCACCTTCTTGACGGTGGTGGCCACTCAGGGGCGCTACGCCAGGAACGGCATCGAGTTTGCCCACGCCTACAGCCTCAACTACAGCCGGGACGGTGTCACCTGGAAGTCATGGACCAACCGCCTGcgaaacatg GTGATGGAAGGCAACAAGAACGCTTACGAGCCCGTCATCAACGACCTGCACCCCCCCGTGGTCACGCGCTGGGTGCGCCTCATCCCGCTCACCGAGCTGTCTACCGTCTGCATGAGGGTAGAGCTTTACGGCTGTCCGTGGGAGG ACGGCCTGATCTCCTACAGCGCCCCCGAGGGTCAGCTGATGGCGCCGCCCGGCTTCCCCGTGGCCAGCCTGAATGACTCCACCTACGACGGCGTGCGCGAGAAGAGGCGG TTGTTTGGCGGCCTGGGCCAGCTGACGGACGGCGTGACGGGCCTGGACGACTTCCTGATGACACGCCAGTACCACGTGTGGCCCGGCTACGACTACCTGGGCTGGAAGAACCACTCGCTGGGCGGCGGCGGCGGACACGTGGAGATGGAGTTTGTCTTCGACCGGCAGAGGAACTTCACCTCCATGAAG GTCCACAGCAACAACATGTTCGCTCGAGGCGTCAAGATCTTCTCCTCCGTCTCCTGCTGGTTCAAGCCCCGCCTGCTCGCTAACTGGGAGGCGGAGCCTGTGGTCTTCAACACGGTGCTGGACGACCGCAACCCGAGCGCACGCTACGTGACCGTGCCGCTGGAGCGCCACACCGCCGTGTCGCTGCGCTGCCGCTTCTACTTTGCTGACGTGTGGATGATGTTCAGCGAGATCTCCTTCCAGTCGG AAGACTCCATCTTAGCCGCCACGCCGCCATCGGCAAGTGACCACAGCACCGTCACGGCCACGCCCG CCGCCAATCCCTCTGCCAGCGACGCGCCCGATGACGGCAAGACGCCTGTTCTGATTGGCTGCCTGGTGACCATCATCCTGCTGCTAGTCATCATCATCTTCCTCATCCTGTGGTGCCAGTACGTGTGCAAGGTCCTGGAGAAG GCTCCACGCAGGATCCTGGGCGAGGAGGTGAGGGTGCGACTGTCGTCCTGCAGCGACACCATCATCATGCAGACCCCACCTGTGCCCCCCCGCTCTGGACACGCCCCCGCAG GCCCCGCCCAAACGGACCCTCACTACGAGAGGGTGTTCCTGTTGGACCCTCAGTACCAGAACCCGGCGGCGCTGAGGAACAAGCTGCCGGAACTCTCCCAGAGCGCGGAAGCCTCAG CGTGCGGGGGGGGCTACGCCGAGCCCGACATCACCCAGTGCACGCCGCACcagtgtttccatagcaacgcccCCCACTACGCGGAGACGGACATCGTGCGTCTGCAGGGCGTGACGGGCAGCAACATGTACGCCGTGCCCGCCCTCACCGTGGACTCGCTCACCAGGAAGGACATCTCCGCCTCCGAGTTCCCGCGGCAACAGCTGATCTTCCGGGAGAAGCTGGGGGAGGGGCAGTTTGGAGAG GTCCACCTGTGCGAGGCCGAGGGGCTGGCGGAGTTCCTGGGCGAAGGGTCGCCCCTCCCTGACAGAGACGGGCGTGCCGTGCTGGTGGCGGTGAAGCAGCTGAGGGCGGACGCCACCATCCAGGCCAG GAACGACTTCCTGAAGGAGATCAAGATCATGTCTCGCCTCAACGACCCCAACATCATCCGGCTGCTGTGCGTGTGCGTGACCTCTGACCCCCTGTGCATGGTGACAGAGTACATGGAGAATGGCGACCTCAACATGTTCCTGTCTCAGCGTGAGATGGAGAGCACGCTGACGCACGCCAACAACATCCCCTCTGTCAG CCTGTCGGACCTGCTGCACATGTCGGTGCAGATCTCCTCGGGGATGAAGTACTTGGCCTCACTCAACTTTGTGCACCGAGACTTGGCCACCAGGAACTGTCTGCTGGACCGCCGCCTCACCATGAAGATCTCAGACTTTGGCATGAGTCGTAACTTGTACAGCAGTGACTACTACCGCATCCAGGGCAGGGCTGTGCTGCCCATCAGGTGGATGGCCTGGGAGAGCATCCTGCTG GGTAAGTTCACCACGGCCAGCGACGTTTGGGCCTTTGGAGTCACCTTGTGGGAGATCTTCACGCTGTGCAAGGAGCAGCCCTACAGCCTGCTGACTGACGAGCAGGTCATAGCCAACACTGGCGAGTTCTTCAGGAACCAGGGCAGACAG gtgtTCCTGTATGCTCCGCCCCTCTGCCCCCCCTCCCTCTTTGAGCTGATGATGCGTTGCTGGAGGCGGGACATCCCTGACAGGCCCACCTTTGAGGGTCTCTACCAGGCCCTCAAGCCTCACGTCAGCCAGTGA
- the LOC133619094 gene encoding protein-lysine 6-oxidase isoform X1 — protein MYNLVCAAQENCLASSASSAQQYDSRVLLRFPQRVKNQGNADFLPNTPRHTWEWHSCHNHFHSMEEMSVYELLHANTLQAVAEGHKASFCLEDTSCDEGYNRRYACTSHTQGLSPGCYDTYNADIDCQWIDITDVSPGKYILKVTVNPKRNVLESNFANNVVRCDVHYTGRAAHLSGCQTSS, from the exons ATGTACAACCTAGTCTGTGCAGCCCAGGAGAACTGCCTGGCCTC cTCCGCCTCCTCTGCGCAGCAGTACGACAGCAGGGTTCTCCTGAGGTTCCCTCAGCGTGTGAAGAACCAAGGCAACGCAGACTTCCTGCCCAACACACCTCGCCACACCTGGGAGTGGCACAGCTGCCACAA TCACTTCCACAGCATGGAGGAGATGAGTGTGTAcgagctgctacatgctaacacgcTCCAGGCGGTGGCTGAAGGACACAAAGCTAGCTTCTGTCTGGAGGACACTTCCTGTGATGAAGGCTACAACCGCCGCTACGCCTGTAcctcacacacacag GGTTTGAGTCCTGGTTGCTACGACACCTACAACGCTGACATCGACTGTCAGTGGATCGACATCACAGACGTCTCTCCTGGGAAATACATCCTCAAA GTGACCGTCAACCCAAAGCGGAACGTTCTGGAATCCAACTTTGCCAACAACGTGGTGCGCTGTGACGTCCACTACACAGGACGTGCTGCTCACCTGTCAGGGTGCCAGACCAGCTCCTGA
- the LOC133619094 gene encoding protein-lysine 6-oxidase isoform X2: protein MEEMSVYELLHANTLQAVAEGHKASFCLEDTSCDEGYNRRYACTSHTQGLSPGCYDTYNADIDCQWIDITDVSPGKYILKVTVNPKRNVLESNFANNVVRCDVHYTGRAAHLSGCQTSS from the exons ATGGAGGAGATGAGTGTGTAcgagctgctacatgctaacacgcTCCAGGCGGTGGCTGAAGGACACAAAGCTAGCTTCTGTCTGGAGGACACTTCCTGTGATGAAGGCTACAACCGCCGCTACGCCTGTAcctcacacacacag GGTTTGAGTCCTGGTTGCTACGACACCTACAACGCTGACATCGACTGTCAGTGGATCGACATCACAGACGTCTCTCCTGGGAAATACATCCTCAAA GTGACCGTCAACCCAAAGCGGAACGTTCTGGAATCCAACTTTGCCAACAACGTGGTGCGCTGTGACGTCCACTACACAGGACGTGCTGCTCACCTGTCAGGGTGCCAGACCAGCTCCTGA
- the ddr2l gene encoding discoidin domain-containing receptor 2 isoform X1 yields MHLLLLLMILHPPAAIAQIDPAHCRYALGMEDGRIKDDDITASSQWHETTGPQYARLNREDGDGAWCPEGQLEATDSQFLQVDLRRLTFLTVVATQGRYARNGIEFAHAYSLNYSRDGVTWKSWTNRLRNMVMEGNKNAYEPVINDLHPPVVTRWVRLIPLTELSTVCMRVELYGCPWEDGLISYSAPEGQLMAPPGFPVASLNDSTYDGVREKRKLFGGLGQLTDGVTGLDDFLMTRQYHVWPGYDYLGWKNHSLGGGGGHVEMEFVFDRQRNFTSMKVHSNNMFARGVKIFSSVSCWFKPRLLANWEAEPVVFNTVLDDRNPSARYVTVPLERHTAVSLRCRFYFADVWMMFSEISFQSEDSILAATPPSASDHSTVTATPAANPSASDAPDDGKTPVLIGCLVTIILLLVIIIFLILWCQYVCKVLEKAPRRILGEEVRVRLSSCSDTIIMQTPPVPPRSGHAPAGPAQTDPHYERVFLLDPQYQNPAALRNKLPELSQSAEASACGGGYAEPDITQCTPHQCFHSNAPHYAETDIVRLQGVTGSNMYAVPALTVDSLTRKDISASEFPRQQLIFREKLGEGQFGEVHLCEAEGLAEFLGEGSPLPDRDGRAVLVAVKQLRADATIQARNDFLKEIKIMSRLNDPNIIRLLCVCVTSDPLCMVTEYMENGDLNMFLSQREMESTLTHANNIPSVSLSDLLHMSVQISSGMKYLASLNFVHRDLATRNCLLDRRLTMKISDFGMSRNLYSSDYYRIQGRAVLPIRWMAWESILLGKFTTASDVWAFGVTLWEIFTLCKEQPYSLLTDEQVIANTGEFFRNQGRQVFLYAPPLCPPSLFELMMRCWRRDIPDRPTFEGLYQALKPHVSQ; encoded by the exons ATgcacctcctcctcctgctgatgATCCTGCACCCCCCAGCAGCCATCGCACAGATTGATCCAG CGCACTGTCGCTATGCCTTGGGCATGGAGGATGGGCGGATCAAGGATGATGACATCACAGCTTCCAGCCAATGGCACGAGACCACAGGGCCGCAGTACGCCAG GTTGAACCGTGAGGACGGCGACGGCGCCTGGTGTCCCGAAGGTCAACTGGAAGCGACCGACTCCCAGTTCCTGCAG GTGGACTTGCGGCGTCTCACCTTCTTGACGGTGGTGGCCACTCAGGGGCGCTACGCCAGGAACGGCATCGAGTTTGCCCACGCCTACAGCCTCAACTACAGCCGGGACGGTGTCACCTGGAAGTCATGGACCAACCGCCTGcgaaacatg GTGATGGAAGGCAACAAGAACGCTTACGAGCCCGTCATCAACGACCTGCACCCCCCCGTGGTCACGCGCTGGGTGCGCCTCATCCCGCTCACCGAGCTGTCTACCGTCTGCATGAGGGTAGAGCTTTACGGCTGTCCGTGGGAGG ACGGCCTGATCTCCTACAGCGCCCCCGAGGGTCAGCTGATGGCGCCGCCCGGCTTCCCCGTGGCCAGCCTGAATGACTCCACCTACGACGGCGTGCGCGAGAAGAG GAAGTTGTTTGGCGGCCTGGGCCAGCTGACGGACGGCGTGACGGGCCTGGACGACTTCCTGATGACACGCCAGTACCACGTGTGGCCCGGCTACGACTACCTGGGCTGGAAGAACCACTCGCTGGGCGGCGGCGGCGGACACGTGGAGATGGAGTTTGTCTTCGACCGGCAGAGGAACTTCACCTCCATGAAG GTCCACAGCAACAACATGTTCGCTCGAGGCGTCAAGATCTTCTCCTCCGTCTCCTGCTGGTTCAAGCCCCGCCTGCTCGCTAACTGGGAGGCGGAGCCTGTGGTCTTCAACACGGTGCTGGACGACCGCAACCCGAGCGCACGCTACGTGACCGTGCCGCTGGAGCGCCACACCGCCGTGTCGCTGCGCTGCCGCTTCTACTTTGCTGACGTGTGGATGATGTTCAGCGAGATCTCCTTCCAGTCGG AAGACTCCATCTTAGCCGCCACGCCGCCATCGGCAAGTGACCACAGCACCGTCACGGCCACGCCCG CCGCCAATCCCTCTGCCAGCGACGCGCCCGATGACGGCAAGACGCCTGTTCTGATTGGCTGCCTGGTGACCATCATCCTGCTGCTAGTCATCATCATCTTCCTCATCCTGTGGTGCCAGTACGTGTGCAAGGTCCTGGAGAAG GCTCCACGCAGGATCCTGGGCGAGGAGGTGAGGGTGCGACTGTCGTCCTGCAGCGACACCATCATCATGCAGACCCCACCTGTGCCCCCCCGCTCTGGACACGCCCCCGCAG GCCCCGCCCAAACGGACCCTCACTACGAGAGGGTGTTCCTGTTGGACCCTCAGTACCAGAACCCGGCGGCGCTGAGGAACAAGCTGCCGGAACTCTCCCAGAGCGCGGAAGCCTCAG CGTGCGGGGGGGGCTACGCCGAGCCCGACATCACCCAGTGCACGCCGCACcagtgtttccatagcaacgcccCCCACTACGCGGAGACGGACATCGTGCGTCTGCAGGGCGTGACGGGCAGCAACATGTACGCCGTGCCCGCCCTCACCGTGGACTCGCTCACCAGGAAGGACATCTCCGCCTCCGAGTTCCCGCGGCAACAGCTGATCTTCCGGGAGAAGCTGGGGGAGGGGCAGTTTGGAGAG GTCCACCTGTGCGAGGCCGAGGGGCTGGCGGAGTTCCTGGGCGAAGGGTCGCCCCTCCCTGACAGAGACGGGCGTGCCGTGCTGGTGGCGGTGAAGCAGCTGAGGGCGGACGCCACCATCCAGGCCAG GAACGACTTCCTGAAGGAGATCAAGATCATGTCTCGCCTCAACGACCCCAACATCATCCGGCTGCTGTGCGTGTGCGTGACCTCTGACCCCCTGTGCATGGTGACAGAGTACATGGAGAATGGCGACCTCAACATGTTCCTGTCTCAGCGTGAGATGGAGAGCACGCTGACGCACGCCAACAACATCCCCTCTGTCAG CCTGTCGGACCTGCTGCACATGTCGGTGCAGATCTCCTCGGGGATGAAGTACTTGGCCTCACTCAACTTTGTGCACCGAGACTTGGCCACCAGGAACTGTCTGCTGGACCGCCGCCTCACCATGAAGATCTCAGACTTTGGCATGAGTCGTAACTTGTACAGCAGTGACTACTACCGCATCCAGGGCAGGGCTGTGCTGCCCATCAGGTGGATGGCCTGGGAGAGCATCCTGCTG GGTAAGTTCACCACGGCCAGCGACGTTTGGGCCTTTGGAGTCACCTTGTGGGAGATCTTCACGCTGTGCAAGGAGCAGCCCTACAGCCTGCTGACTGACGAGCAGGTCATAGCCAACACTGGCGAGTTCTTCAGGAACCAGGGCAGACAG gtgtTCCTGTATGCTCCGCCCCTCTGCCCCCCCTCCCTCTTTGAGCTGATGATGCGTTGCTGGAGGCGGGACATCCCTGACAGGCCCACCTTTGAGGGTCTCTACCAGGCCCTCAAGCCTCACGTCAGCCAGTGA